The proteins below come from a single Rhodanobacter sp. LX-99 genomic window:
- a CDS encoding aminotransferase class I/II-fold pyridoxal phosphate-dependent enzyme, whose translation MASITPSAHLADVRYEIRGALTRRARELEAAGLDIIKLNIGNPGRYGFAAPAHLREAIAGHLHESEAYGHEQGLELAREAIAAQQRARGGQGVEPERIFIGNGVSELIDLSLRALLQAGDEVLLPSPDYPLWSAATILNGGQPRYYRCLARHGHLPDPDEIEALITPRTRALVLINPNNPTGAVYPRALLERLVAIAARHRLLLLSDEIYDEILYDGATFQPLAEVADEWPCLSFGGLSKVHRACGYRVGWMSLSGDPARSAAYRDALQLLAALRLCANVTAQWAVLPALQDAPTIGTLTAPGGRLHEARRVVLEGVAASDYLELVAPEGALYAFPQVRADRLAGFDDEAFALRLLEEESVLVVPGSSFNVPRSRHFRLTLLPPPPQLREVFVRIERVLAGMAREQSPSAAAVA comes from the coding sequence TTGGCCTCGATCACACCCAGTGCGCACCTGGCGGACGTGCGCTACGAAATCCGCGGTGCACTGACCCGGCGCGCGCGCGAACTGGAGGCTGCCGGCCTCGACATCATCAAGCTCAACATCGGCAACCCCGGCCGCTACGGCTTCGCGGCGCCGGCGCACCTGCGCGAGGCGATCGCCGGCCACCTGCACGAGAGCGAGGCCTACGGCCACGAACAAGGCCTGGAACTCGCCCGCGAGGCGATTGCCGCGCAGCAGCGCGCACGTGGCGGCCAGGGCGTCGAACCCGAGCGCATCTTCATCGGCAACGGCGTCAGCGAGCTGATCGACCTGTCGCTGCGCGCCCTGCTGCAGGCCGGCGACGAGGTGTTGCTGCCGAGCCCGGACTACCCGCTGTGGAGCGCCGCCACCATCCTCAACGGCGGCCAGCCGCGCTACTACCGCTGCCTCGCCCGCCACGGCCACCTGCCCGATCCGGACGAGATCGAGGCGCTGATCACGCCGCGTACCCGGGCCCTGGTGCTGATCAACCCGAACAACCCGACCGGCGCGGTCTATCCGCGCGCGCTGCTGGAACGACTGGTGGCGATCGCGGCGCGGCATCGCCTGCTGCTGCTGTCCGACGAGATCTACGACGAGATCCTGTACGACGGCGCCACCTTCCAGCCGCTGGCCGAAGTGGCCGACGAGTGGCCCTGCCTCAGCTTCGGCGGCTTGTCCAAGGTGCATCGCGCCTGCGGCTACCGGGTCGGCTGGATGAGCCTGTCCGGCGATCCCGCGCGCAGCGCGGCCTATCGCGATGCGTTGCAGCTGCTGGCCGCACTGCGCCTGTGCGCAAACGTCACCGCGCAATGGGCGGTGCTGCCTGCGCTGCAGGATGCGCCGACGATCGGCACGCTGACCGCTCCCGGCGGCCGCCTGCACGAGGCGCGCCGGGTCGTGCTGGAAGGCGTCGCCGCCAGCGACTACCTGGAACTGGTGGCTCCGGAAGGCGCCCTGTACGCGTTCCCGCAGGTGCGCGCCGACCGCCTCGCCGGCTTCGACGACGAGGCCTTCGCGCTGCGCCTGCTGGAAGAGGAATCGGTGCTGGTGGTGCCCGGCAGCAGCTTCAACGTGCCGCGCAGCCGCCACTTCCGGCTGACCCTGCTGCCGCCGCCCCCGCAATTGCGCGAAGTGTTCGTGCGGATCGAGCGGGTGCTGGCGGGCATGGCGCGCGAGCAGTCGCCATCCGCCGCCGCGGTGGCCTGA
- a CDS encoding SGNH/GDSL hydrolase family protein codes for MPTCLALGDSYTIGEAVAVHERWPAVLAQRLRHSGTSIDEPQIVAVTGWATDELAQGMDAAVLLPPYDLVTLQIGVNNQYRGRPADDYRAQFAGLLERAIALAGDRAARVVVASIPDWGVTRFASEQGRDRARIAAELDAYNALARAESERAGARFVDITGISRQHPELLADDGLHPSAAQYALWVEAIEPAVRAALRC; via the coding sequence GTGCCGACCTGTCTCGCCCTCGGCGACTCCTACACCATCGGCGAGGCGGTGGCGGTGCACGAACGCTGGCCGGCCGTGCTGGCGCAGCGCCTGCGCCACAGCGGCACGTCGATCGACGAGCCGCAGATCGTTGCCGTCACCGGCTGGGCCACCGACGAACTGGCGCAAGGCATGGACGCCGCGGTGCTGCTGCCGCCCTACGACCTGGTGACGCTGCAGATCGGCGTGAACAACCAGTACCGCGGCCGCCCGGCCGACGACTACCGCGCACAGTTCGCCGGCCTGCTGGAGCGCGCGATCGCGCTGGCCGGCGACCGCGCCGCGCGCGTGGTGGTGGCGTCGATCCCGGACTGGGGCGTCACCCGCTTCGCCAGCGAACAGGGCCGCGACCGCGCACGCATCGCCGCCGAGCTGGACGCCTACAACGCGCTGGCCCGCGCTGAAAGCGAACGCGCCGGCGCCCGCTTCGTCGACATCACCGGCATCTCGCGCCAGCATCCGGAGCTGCTCGCCGACGACGGCCTGCACCCTTCCGCGGCGCAGTACGCCTTGTGGGTGGAGGCGATCGAACCGGCGGTGCGCGCGGCGCTTCGCTGCTGA
- a CDS encoding UDP-2,3-diacylglucosamine diphosphatase, translating to MTSLHCRSAFISDVHLGTPDCKAAYLLDFLRQLRCEKLYLVGDIVDLEALSRRRWWHAEHSAVIAEILQLARRGVDVVYIPGNHDAPMRGLHGQNFGGVRIALDAVHVGADGRRYRVSHGDEFDPERIGRRWMLQFGEAMHRLICWSNRRLHAMRRRLQLPYLPLSIVLKSHIGRALAYIRAYEQRVAADARERGFDGHICGHIHFGHVRELAGVLYLNDGDWVEHCTALVEDHTGAMELIHWSEQSTALGRASRELVWPSPAAVLALAPLGARRRHLGELHRAA from the coding sequence ATGACCAGCCTGCACTGCCGCAGCGCCTTCATCTCCGACGTGCATCTGGGCACGCCGGACTGCAAGGCCGCCTACCTGCTCGACTTCCTGCGCCAGCTGCGCTGCGAGAAGCTCTACCTGGTCGGCGACATCGTCGACCTGGAGGCGCTGTCCCGGCGCCGCTGGTGGCATGCCGAACACAGCGCGGTGATCGCCGAGATACTGCAACTGGCGCGCCGCGGCGTCGACGTCGTCTACATCCCCGGCAACCACGACGCGCCCATGCGCGGCCTGCACGGACAGAACTTCGGCGGCGTGCGGATCGCACTGGATGCGGTGCACGTCGGCGCCGATGGCCGCCGCTACCGGGTCAGCCACGGCGACGAGTTCGACCCCGAGCGGATCGGCCGCCGCTGGATGCTGCAGTTCGGCGAGGCGATGCATCGACTCATCTGCTGGAGCAACCGCCGGCTGCATGCGATGCGGCGACGGCTGCAGCTGCCGTACCTGCCGCTGTCGATCGTCCTCAAGTCGCACATCGGCAGGGCGCTGGCGTACATCCGCGCGTACGAGCAACGCGTCGCCGCGGACGCGCGCGAACGCGGCTTCGACGGCCACATCTGCGGGCACATCCATTTCGGCCACGTGCGCGAGCTGGCCGGCGTGCTCTATCTCAACGACGGCGACTGGGTCGAGCACTGCACCGCGCTGGTCGAAGACCACACCGGTGCGATGGAACTGATCCACTGGAGCGAGCAGTCCACCGCGCTGGGTCGCGCCAGCCGCGAGCTGGTCTGGCCCTCGCCCGCCGCGGTGCTGGCGCTGGCGCCGCTGGGCGCCCGCCGGCGCCACCTCGGCGAGCTGCACCGGGCCGCCTGA
- the grxD gene encoding Grx4 family monothiol glutaredoxin, which produces MSLDAATRERIETLLKDHRVVLFMKGNRQQPMCGFSAAATNTLNELLPEYHTVNVLDDPEIREGIKAYGDWPTIPQLYVEGELVGGADIIRQMYGSGELHQLFGIAAPDRTPPEITITDAAAEAIRQGTANAQGVALHLEIGPDHSAGFQLAPAGEHDIVAHANGLEVHFDPASAQRAKGIVIDWVSTVQGEGLSLKFPGATEIKPLSVQQLKQRLAANDITLIDVRPAAGRAQAAPLAQARVLEEEGYESLANLPKDTALAFICHHGMSSRAMAERFAAHGFSNIYNVEGGMDAWASEVDSGVPRY; this is translated from the coding sequence ATGTCCCTCGACGCCGCCACCCGCGAACGTATCGAAACCCTGCTCAAGGACCACCGCGTGGTGCTGTTCATGAAGGGCAACCGCCAGCAGCCGATGTGCGGCTTCTCCGCCGCAGCCACCAACACGCTGAACGAGCTGCTGCCCGAGTACCACACGGTCAACGTGCTGGACGACCCGGAGATCCGCGAGGGCATCAAGGCCTACGGCGACTGGCCCACCATCCCGCAGCTGTACGTGGAAGGCGAACTGGTCGGCGGCGCCGACATCATCCGCCAGATGTACGGCAGCGGCGAGCTGCACCAGCTGTTCGGCATCGCCGCGCCGGACCGCACCCCGCCGGAAATCACCATTACCGATGCCGCCGCCGAGGCGATCCGCCAGGGCACCGCGAACGCGCAAGGCGTGGCGCTGCACCTGGAGATCGGCCCCGACCACAGCGCCGGCTTCCAACTGGCGCCGGCCGGCGAACACGACATCGTGGCCCACGCGAACGGCCTCGAAGTGCACTTCGACCCGGCCAGCGCACAGCGCGCCAAGGGCATCGTGATCGACTGGGTGTCCACCGTGCAGGGCGAGGGCCTGAGCCTGAAATTCCCCGGCGCCACCGAGATCAAGCCGCTCAGCGTGCAGCAGCTGAAGCAGCGGCTGGCCGCCAACGACATCACCCTGATCGACGTGCGCCCCGCCGCCGGCCGCGCCCAGGCCGCGCCGCTGGCACAGGCCCGGGTACTCGAAGAGGAAGGCTACGAGAGCCTGGCCAACCTGCCGAAAGACACCGCGCTGGCCTTCATCTGCCACCACGGCATGTCCAGCCGCGCCATGGCCGAACGCTTCGCCGCACACGGCTTCAGCAACATCTATAACGTGGAAGGCGGCATGGACGCGTGGGCCAGCGAGGTAGATTCCGGCGTGCCGCGCTACTGA
- a CDS encoding sulfotransferase, with protein MKLPVPFIQLPLRFDAEVLAREIAMFGEDAWHEHPQKYPGNLWLPLIAVDGNPDNESFSGAMRPTPYLLQSPYLMQVLSRIGAVWGRTRLMKLTGHAEVTPHFDVNYYWRARARVHVPIVTKPTVRFICGEVEVNMGPGECWIFDTWRQHQVINGSDDERIHLVADTVGSDGFGELVRDGQMPGNYVPEGWRAELVAPTDELHPALRYESVNLPAVMTPWEMREHITFLLHEVRPHSQLEPVKHVTARFLAAWQALWSEYGTDPAGLPAYRKALNSYQQWLQNSASQLQLVNDSSLVVALRLMVLSVAIGDNNRACSGDELRQSTISTIPGPRADGIDRDPIYDRPVFIISPPRSGSTLLFETLAKAPGLYTIGRESHSLIEGTPGLSASEFGYDSNRLDAIAASPELIEALRRRFLAELRDRSGRSPEQRPLRLLEKTPKNALRIPFLAKVFPEAQFIYLHRDPREILSSMIEAWQSGRFRTYPNLPGWTGLPWSLLLVPGWRNLIGRPLVEIVAAQWDTTTRILLDDLDSLPLGRCHIARYDVLLTNPAAEVARLCAELGFDWDCSFDGALPLSRYTVTEPAPGKWHRHADLIKRVLPDLQPTLDRAERRARVK; from the coding sequence GTGAAACTGCCGGTCCCATTTATCCAGTTGCCGTTACGGTTCGATGCCGAGGTACTCGCGCGGGAGATCGCGATGTTTGGCGAAGACGCCTGGCACGAACACCCGCAGAAGTATCCCGGCAATTTGTGGTTACCGTTGATTGCGGTCGATGGCAATCCTGACAATGAGTCTTTCTCGGGTGCGATGCGGCCCACGCCCTATCTTCTGCAAAGTCCCTATTTGATGCAGGTGCTGTCGCGAATTGGCGCCGTATGGGGACGGACCCGCCTGATGAAACTTACCGGTCACGCCGAGGTCACTCCGCACTTCGACGTCAACTACTACTGGCGCGCACGCGCACGTGTGCACGTGCCCATCGTGACCAAGCCGACCGTACGATTCATATGCGGGGAAGTTGAAGTGAATATGGGGCCGGGTGAGTGTTGGATATTCGATACTTGGCGCCAGCATCAAGTGATCAATGGCTCCGACGACGAGCGGATTCATCTGGTGGCAGATACCGTCGGTAGCGACGGGTTCGGGGAACTGGTGAGAGACGGCCAGATGCCGGGCAACTACGTGCCTGAGGGCTGGCGTGCCGAGCTTGTTGCGCCGACTGACGAACTCCACCCTGCCTTACGCTATGAATCGGTCAACCTGCCTGCCGTGATGACGCCCTGGGAGATGCGAGAGCACATCACCTTTCTCCTGCATGAGGTGCGTCCGCATTCGCAACTGGAGCCAGTGAAGCATGTGACAGCGCGCTTTCTTGCCGCCTGGCAGGCGCTGTGGTCGGAATATGGTACCGATCCGGCCGGTTTGCCTGCCTATCGCAAAGCGCTGAATTCCTACCAGCAGTGGCTGCAGAATTCCGCATCGCAATTGCAATTGGTCAATGACTCGTCGTTGGTGGTCGCATTGCGACTCATGGTCCTGTCAGTGGCGATTGGTGACAACAATCGTGCCTGTAGTGGCGATGAATTGCGCCAGAGTACGATCTCCACCATTCCAGGGCCGCGTGCGGATGGAATTGACCGCGACCCGATCTACGATCGTCCGGTATTCATTATTTCGCCCCCCCGCTCCGGTTCTACCCTGCTTTTTGAGACCTTGGCGAAGGCACCAGGGCTTTACACGATTGGCCGCGAAAGTCATTCGCTGATCGAAGGCACCCCTGGCTTGAGCGCAAGTGAGTTTGGTTATGACTCCAACCGTCTTGATGCAATTGCAGCGTCACCGGAACTGATCGAGGCATTGCGGCGCCGTTTTCTCGCCGAGCTGCGCGACCGGAGTGGCAGGTCGCCGGAACAGCGACCGCTTCGGCTGCTCGAGAAAACACCCAAGAACGCATTGCGCATACCGTTCCTGGCGAAAGTTTTTCCGGAAGCACAGTTCATCTATCTGCACCGCGATCCGCGCGAGATCCTGAGCAGCATGATCGAGGCTTGGCAGTCCGGCAGATTCCGTACTTATCCGAACCTTCCTGGTTGGACTGGCCTGCCTTGGTCATTGTTGCTGGTGCCGGGTTGGCGTAACCTCATCGGGCGACCGTTGGTTGAGATCGTGGCAGCGCAGTGGGACACCACCACACGCATCCTGCTCGATGATCTTGATTCGCTGCCGCTTGGTCGTTGCCATATTGCACGCTATGACGTGCTCCTTACGAACCCTGCGGCAGAGGTGGCGCGGCTGTGCGCCGAGCTTGGGTTTGACTGGGATTGCTCATTCGACGGTGCTTTGCCGCTTTCACGTTACACCGTGACCGAGCCCGCTCCGGGCAAGTGGCACCGGCATGCGGACCTGATCAAACGGGTTCTCCCTGATTTGCAGCCTACCCTTGATCGTGCTGAACGACGCGCTCGCGTTAAATGA
- a CDS encoding sulfotransferase translates to MSDATTAKYWGRAQRYLLSGQTMAARIALESLIQRNPTHVPSMLALHAIALEDGRVQAATALALTAVSHLSDDPELIVDVVDALLQVGETVVARDTLNHAAVARISDAPRLARMAKLRRILGDHEGSLALLNRAEAAGMNSPEFRFDRAHALIFNGHLQEGEAELEASLCLRPLDGMTTLSLSRVRKQTAERNHLDRLRQQLRQVTPGSDDEAIILFALYKELEDLGRYDEAWGALERANATMYARQNHDPDYAWRLFNGLIERCTPEFLQPGDVVHEGPQPIFIIGMPRSGTTLMERVISNHSQVTSAGELYDFGMQLRWAANNQSILDEGVVERLPGLDYTEIGRRYLERTQWRARDTGFFVDKMPRNWMLAGMIHRALPQARILNMVRDPMDVCFSNFRTWVMGESFPWNYDLQALAAHYLQYRKVLAHWHAAMPGVIHDVSYSELVRDPETTTRKALAFCGLEWEPGCVDITSNKAVVATLSAAQVREPIHQRFFQEWRHYEEHLLSLRQAITI, encoded by the coding sequence ATGTCTGATGCAACAACAGCCAAGTACTGGGGGCGAGCCCAGCGCTATCTGCTCAGTGGCCAGACAATGGCAGCACGCATTGCTCTGGAGTCGCTGATCCAGCGAAATCCCACGCATGTTCCTTCGATGTTGGCTCTTCACGCAATTGCGCTGGAAGATGGACGGGTGCAAGCGGCGACCGCGCTGGCATTGACCGCCGTGAGCCATCTGTCGGACGACCCGGAGTTGATCGTCGATGTCGTGGATGCGTTGCTACAGGTGGGTGAAACGGTGGTGGCGCGGGACACCTTGAACCATGCCGCCGTTGCGCGAATCAGTGACGCGCCGAGGCTTGCCCGAATGGCAAAGCTGCGCCGCATTCTTGGCGATCATGAGGGGTCATTGGCCTTGCTGAATCGCGCTGAGGCTGCAGGCATGAACAGCCCCGAGTTCAGATTCGATCGTGCGCATGCGTTGATCTTCAACGGGCATCTGCAGGAGGGCGAGGCCGAACTGGAGGCGAGCCTTTGTCTGAGACCGCTGGACGGCATGACGACACTCTCGCTTTCCAGAGTGCGCAAGCAGACCGCCGAGCGCAATCACCTGGACCGACTGAGACAGCAGTTGCGGCAGGTGACACCGGGGAGCGACGACGAAGCGATCATCCTGTTCGCCCTCTACAAGGAGCTGGAGGATCTTGGCCGCTATGACGAGGCGTGGGGCGCACTGGAGCGCGCCAATGCAACCATGTATGCGCGCCAGAACCATGATCCCGATTATGCGTGGCGCCTGTTCAATGGCCTGATCGAGCGCTGCACCCCAGAATTTCTTCAACCTGGGGATGTGGTCCACGAAGGGCCGCAACCCATTTTCATCATCGGCATGCCCCGGTCCGGGACAACGCTGATGGAGCGCGTGATCAGCAACCACTCCCAGGTGACGTCCGCAGGCGAACTCTATGATTTCGGGATGCAGCTTCGTTGGGCGGCGAACAACCAGAGCATCCTGGACGAAGGTGTCGTGGAGCGATTGCCCGGGCTGGATTATACGGAAATCGGGCGGCGGTACCTGGAGCGGACGCAATGGCGCGCCCGGGATACGGGGTTTTTCGTCGACAAGATGCCGCGCAACTGGATGCTTGCCGGAATGATCCATCGGGCGCTGCCCCAGGCGCGAATACTTAACATGGTTCGCGATCCCATGGATGTGTGCTTTTCCAATTTCCGTACCTGGGTCATGGGTGAATCATTTCCGTGGAACTATGACCTGCAGGCTCTCGCTGCGCACTATCTGCAATACCGGAAGGTGCTGGCCCATTGGCATGCGGCGATGCCGGGGGTCATTCATGACGTGTCGTACAGTGAACTCGTCAGGGACCCGGAAACAACCACCCGCAAGGCGCTTGCATTCTGTGGCCTGGAGTGGGAGCCGGGCTGCGTCGATATAACGAGCAACAAGGCGGTGGTCGCAACCCTCAGCGCGGCCCAGGTCCGTGAGCCGATTCACCAACGGTTTTTCCAGGAGTGGCGGCACTACGAAGAACACCTGCTGTCCTTACGCCAGGCGATCACCATATAG
- a CDS encoding aspartyl/asparaginyl beta-hydroxylase domain-containing protein: MNDLQQATPETYRLMALEHLRRGEAELAEKCFARLHGVAPDDVQALQFLADRHLARNDHAQAIKLLRDADRVKPEDPAVLSQLGSAQLAAGDFSAAAVSLETALARTPQAFVARLQLGIALEQLGRAHEALLAYFTAIRTAQLKGRWLDDGTTAPALRVVVKYAMNYANEGRQRLFSEVLAPLQQRYGRSELVRVEHCLAIYLGEQPKNVPDQRQKPTFLYFPDIPSQPFYPRERFPWLEELEATTDAVNEELRAVLSKDRQLEPFLGVQSPEKAGEMLSSSSDRPAAWDAYFFYRHGKRYDANCMACPQTASLLDTLPLVRIRDHAPETLFSVLSPGAHILPHTGVTNTRLVTHLPLMVPSDCALRVGGEDHIWREGHCVSFDDTFVHEAWNRSDETRVVLILDCWNPDLSEAERLAVTDLVEAIGDFNQATGLA; encoded by the coding sequence ATGAACGACTTGCAGCAAGCAACCCCCGAGACATACCGGTTGATGGCGCTGGAACATCTGCGTCGCGGCGAGGCTGAACTGGCCGAAAAGTGCTTTGCCCGTCTTCACGGAGTTGCGCCGGATGACGTGCAGGCGTTGCAGTTTCTCGCTGATCGTCATCTTGCCCGCAATGATCACGCCCAGGCAATCAAACTCTTGCGAGACGCCGATCGGGTCAAACCGGAGGACCCCGCCGTTCTGAGCCAGCTGGGTTCGGCCCAGCTCGCAGCGGGCGATTTCAGCGCCGCCGCGGTCAGCCTCGAAACCGCCTTGGCGCGGACACCGCAAGCCTTCGTTGCGCGTCTGCAGCTGGGTATCGCGCTGGAGCAGTTGGGGCGTGCGCATGAGGCGCTTCTGGCCTACTTCACCGCGATACGAACAGCGCAACTGAAGGGGCGCTGGCTTGATGATGGCACCACGGCGCCAGCGCTGCGTGTCGTGGTCAAGTACGCCATGAACTATGCCAATGAGGGGCGCCAGCGGTTGTTCAGCGAGGTACTGGCTCCGCTACAGCAACGCTACGGCAGGTCCGAACTGGTACGGGTGGAACATTGCCTAGCCATCTATCTGGGCGAGCAGCCTAAGAACGTCCCGGATCAGCGCCAGAAGCCGACATTCCTGTACTTTCCCGACATCCCGAGCCAGCCGTTCTATCCGCGCGAGCGCTTCCCCTGGCTGGAGGAGCTGGAGGCGACAACCGACGCTGTCAATGAGGAGTTGCGCGCGGTGCTGTCGAAGGATCGTCAGCTGGAGCCATTCCTCGGTGTGCAGTCTCCCGAGAAAGCCGGGGAAATGCTCAGCTCCTCCAGTGACCGGCCCGCCGCGTGGGACGCATACTTTTTCTACCGTCATGGCAAGCGCTACGACGCAAATTGCATGGCGTGTCCGCAAACCGCGAGCCTGCTCGACACCTTGCCACTGGTGCGAATTCGTGATCACGCGCCTGAAACGCTTTTCTCTGTGCTGAGTCCGGGTGCCCATATCCTGCCGCACACTGGCGTCACCAACACGCGTCTGGTAACTCATCTTCCGCTCATGGTTCCGTCCGATTGCGCGCTTCGCGTGGGTGGCGAAGACCACATCTGGAGGGAAGGTCACTGCGTCTCCTTCGACGACACCTTTGTGCACGAGGCATGGAACCGCAGTGACGAAACCCGGGTCGTGCTCATTCTGGATTGCTGGAATCCGGATCTCAGCGAGGCCGAACGCCTCGCGGTGACGGACTTGGTGGAGGCTATCGGCGATTTCAACCAGGCGACCGGACTTGCCTAG
- a CDS encoding tetratricopeptide repeat-containing sulfotransferase family protein → MTTRLDGLTVTAVQQVVAAGQALDAGRIDQASRYLASVTAAHPDHPEVLRMLAGIQGMQGQHQESVRTMRRALAQRPGDPAYHNTLGTLLGQAGEYDAAITALRHTCELQPDMAIAWYNLGVMLVRSVRNEEALYALQQAVALDPHHMSARALLADMLRMRGETGQAETEYRRVIAEQSWAGMAWWGLADLRTQCLVESDIQKMQQALREPRASDDDLMAIGFALARAYDEAGQYAESLEALASANAIAHRRRTWDRRGYSTAISSLNAAFTPPPAGAPRGLGEEVVFIVGLPRSGSTLVEQILASHSMVNGAGELPDLPQVLAEESRRRGQHFPRWVNAMRPADWERLGQRYLERTAYWRKTRQRSTDKLPGNWIYLGAIRAMLPGAHIIGCQRDPLETCFSCYRQRLDNNEYTRNFDDLASFWRDCERSLRHWHNLHPSKVLIHDYEAMLAEPTARIRELLEFCNLPFEEACLRFHENTREVRSPSATQVRQPLTANTARTDRYGALLDPLRTALGLPVWSN, encoded by the coding sequence ATGACGACCCGCCTCGATGGGCTGACAGTGACTGCCGTGCAACAGGTGGTGGCTGCAGGACAAGCACTGGACGCAGGCCGCATCGACCAGGCCAGCCGCTATCTGGCCAGCGTCACGGCGGCACATCCCGATCACCCGGAAGTGCTGCGCATGTTGGCCGGCATCCAGGGTATGCAAGGTCAACACCAGGAGTCGGTCCGCACGATGCGCCGCGCGCTGGCACAGCGACCTGGCGATCCCGCTTATCACAACACCCTAGGCACCCTGCTTGGCCAGGCCGGCGAATACGATGCCGCCATCACGGCGCTGCGACACACCTGCGAGCTGCAGCCGGACATGGCCATCGCCTGGTACAACCTCGGCGTGATGCTGGTGCGCTCGGTGCGCAATGAAGAGGCGTTATACGCACTGCAACAAGCTGTAGCGCTCGACCCCCATCACATGTCGGCACGAGCGCTGTTGGCCGACATGTTGCGCATGCGCGGTGAAACCGGGCAGGCCGAGACGGAGTATCGGCGGGTAATCGCGGAGCAGTCTTGGGCAGGCATGGCGTGGTGGGGACTGGCTGACCTCCGGACGCAGTGTCTTGTCGAGAGCGATATTCAGAAAATGCAGCAGGCACTGCGCGAACCACGGGCCAGCGACGACGACCTTATGGCGATCGGCTTCGCCCTGGCCAGGGCGTATGACGAAGCAGGGCAATATGCGGAATCACTTGAGGCGCTCGCCTCCGCCAACGCCATTGCACATCGTCGCCGGACCTGGGATCGACGGGGCTACTCGACGGCGATTTCTTCGCTCAATGCGGCCTTTACGCCGCCCCCTGCGGGCGCGCCGCGGGGACTAGGTGAAGAGGTTGTCTTCATCGTCGGCCTGCCGCGCTCCGGCTCGACCCTGGTCGAGCAGATACTGGCGTCACATTCAATGGTGAACGGTGCCGGCGAGCTGCCCGACCTACCCCAGGTATTGGCCGAAGAGTCACGACGTCGCGGTCAGCACTTTCCGCGCTGGGTCAATGCCATGCGGCCAGCCGACTGGGAGCGGCTGGGCCAGCGCTATCTCGAACGTACTGCGTATTGGCGAAAGACGCGGCAGCGCTCCACGGACAAACTGCCAGGCAACTGGATCTACCTCGGTGCGATTCGCGCGATGCTTCCCGGTGCGCACATCATCGGCTGCCAACGCGACCCTCTGGAGACCTGTTTCTCTTGCTATCGCCAGCGCCTGGATAACAATGAATACACGCGAAACTTCGACGATCTCGCAAGCTTCTGGCGGGACTGCGAGCGCAGTTTGCGGCACTGGCACAACCTGCACCCGTCGAAGGTACTGATCCATGATTACGAGGCCATGCTGGCAGAACCGACTGCCCGCATTCGCGAGTTGCTGGAATTCTGCAATCTGCCGTTCGAGGAAGCCTGCCTGCGATTCCACGAGAACACGCGCGAAGTGCGTTCACCCAGCGCAACCCAGGTGCGCCAGCCATTGACGGCGAACACTGCCAGAACGGATCGTTACGGCGCCCTGCTCGACCCGTTGCGTACCGCGTTGGGTTTGCCTGTATGGAGCAACTGA